A genome region from Fusobacterium varium includes the following:
- the ybaK gene encoding Cys-tRNA(Pro) deacylase, which yields MKKTNAMRELDKNKIKYNFIEYEVDENDLGAVAVAMKTGQDITKIFKTLVLLNEKREMLVACIPGSDTIDLKKLAKIAGDKKVEMLELKELFNMTGYIRGGCSPIGIKKKHKTYIHESALAKDTIFVSGGARGIQIEIDPNILINQLNMTVGDIIIK from the coding sequence ATGAAAAAAACAAATGCTATGAGAGAGTTGGATAAAAATAAGATAAAATATAATTTTATAGAATATGAAGTTGATGAAAATGATTTAGGGGCAGTAGCAGTAGCTATGAAAACAGGGCAAGATATTACTAAAATATTTAAAACTCTTGTATTGTTAAATGAAAAAAGGGAGATGTTAGTAGCTTGTATTCCTGGAAGTGATACAATAGATCTTAAAAAATTAGCAAAAATAGCTGGGGATAAAAAAGTTGAGATGCTAGAGCTAAAAGAGCTATTTAATATGACTGGATATATAAGAGGTGGATGTTCTCCAATAGGAATAAAAAAGAAACATAAGACATATATCCATGAATCAGCTTTAGCAAAAGATACAATTTTTGTTAGTGGAGGAGCTAGAGGGATACAAATAGAGATAGATCCTAATATATTAATTAACCAATTAAATATGACAGTTGGAGATATTATAATAAAATAG
- a CDS encoding copper homeostasis protein CutC, translated as MIKEACVESLVDAIEAEKRGAHRIELCDNLSQGGTTPSYGTIKLALSTLKIPVFPIIRPRGGDFYYTPAEIEVIKEDIKICKSLGAKGVVLGILTADKKIDFKTLAEFMELAKPMEVTFHKAIDELEDPTLVIDDLINLGVKRILSSGTKPTALEGKDMLNKMIEKAGDRLTIVVAGKVTKEILPEVSSLIPAKEYHGKVIV; from the coding sequence ATGATTAAAGAAGCTTGTGTTGAATCACTTGTTGATGCTATTGAAGCTGAAAAAAGAGGAGCACATAGAATAGAACTATGTGATAATTTATCTCAAGGAGGAACTACTCCATCTTATGGAACTATCAAGTTAGCTCTTTCTACCCTTAAAATACCTGTTTTCCCTATAATAAGACCTAGAGGAGGAGATTTTTATTATACTCCAGCTGAAATTGAAGTTATAAAAGAAGATATTAAAATTTGTAAATCTCTAGGAGCTAAAGGAGTTGTATTAGGAATTCTTACAGCAGATAAAAAAATTGATTTTAAAACTCTTGCTGAATTTATGGAATTAGCAAAACCTATGGAAGTAACTTTTCATAAAGCTATTGATGAATTAGAAGATCCAACTTTAGTTATTGATGATCTAATTAATCTTGGAGTTAAAAGAATCCTTTCTTCTGGAACTAAACCTACTGCTTTAGAAGGAAAAGATATGTTAAATAAAATGATTGAAAAAGCTGGAGATAGATTAACTATTGTTGTAGCTGGAAAAGTTACAAAAGAAATTCTACCAGAAGTTTCATCTTTAATACCTGCTAAAGAGTATCATGGAAAAGTTATTGTTTAA